The following nucleotide sequence is from Podospora bellae-mahoneyi strain CBS 112042 chromosome 1 map unlocalized CBS112042p_1, whole genome shotgun sequence.
TACTCTGATTTACCACCTTATCCCAGCACACTTACGCTGCCTACAATCTCCTAGCAACGACCCTCAACCGAACATAATTCACCACGTActccacatcccccccttcgcGCGCTGGTTCCCTTCTACAAACAATTTCCAACAACCtgaccacctccctcaccgcttcctccctttctttctcgTCCCTGATCAACCCAAACAACTTGTCCCCAATCAACctaacccacccctccaggccccccctcccatcaatcTTGGTAGGCCTCCACTCCATTTCACTCCTTTCGacctcaaaccccccaaccttGACCTCCATCATGTCCCTGACCCACTCCTCATCAGGAAAAAACCACGGCTCCCTAATATTTTCGGGCGCTTGTTTCAGCGTCCTagcaaccacccccaccatcgCGGCCCTCGCCTCAGCGATATTCCCCATCCCGCCCATCTCAAAGACAAACTTGCCCCCCTTCTTGAGAACGTACCGGGCCCCCTCAAAGAACTTTCTGCCCCTATTCGACACCGGGCCGTCGTCATCCAGAGAAGaaccactgctgctgccgagcATCCAATGAATGGCCGCGGAGGAAAAGACTTTGCTGAAGTGTTCTGGTTGGTGGGCCATGGCTGagtgtttgaggaggtcggaGGTGTTTGCTACTGTTTTTCCCCCAAGTTAGAATTTAGCAATCACTTCTAGAGAGGGAAAAGTAGGTAAGTAAGTATACCAATAAAAAGAcacttcctctccaacccaacctccttcctcctcacatTCTCCCTCGCGGCCCGGATCATGCTCGGTGATCGGTCTAATCCCAGAAGTTTGCCCCCTCCTTGGGCTAGGACACGGCCGATTTCAATGTCTAGGATTCCATCTGGTTGTACGCGTGTTCTCGTTAGCTAATAacccccatccatcaacgCAAAACAGAAGCATGCAAAAATGTACCACCGCACCCCAAATCCAAAACCTTGTCATCCGCTTTTACGTCAAGCCACTCCAGCACTTTTGTCGCGAGCTTGGGGACGAAGCCGAGACTCTTTTGGTATTCGTCTGCTTTCCATTCTCTGATGGAAGTCATGGTTGCGGGTgacgaggtggttgagatATGATAAGTTGGTATATacacctctctctccaacagcaacaacagcgacgacgacgacgacgacaacgaacGTCGAAGCGAAAGAAAGACGGAGGGGTAAAATGTCTGGTCCTGACTCTGGTTCTGGTTGTGACTTTAATGGAATCCATGGATAGAAAACCAGAGCAGATAAACCTAAAATAATGTGTCACAACagacccctccctctcactcGGCCGATGTCGGCACAGCCTGATGGTACCAGCCTTTAATCTTGCTGAGAGGAATAGGGGTAGTTGCTTAAATACGTCAAGTCTCTTGTACAAAACTTGGGAACCTCTACTCCGAAAAAGAGGATAATGTTATCGACCAAGTATTCCTGCTGGCCCTATCACCTAGTCATCAAGAATAGCCAACACTCAGATCATACACAATAAATCTGGGGTATATCCTGACAGACCGCCAAAAACAGTGGTATCTCTATTTACAAAAGGCTGCCGCTAAAAAAGACGTCTAACCTCTATACAACTTCTATAGgttcccctccttcccggCCTTGTGCTCAGCTGTCGTGTCCTCCATCTCGGACAGGAACTTTTCAGCATCGAGAGCAGCCATGCAGCCAGTTCCTGTAAAATTATCATCAGTCAGCAAAACTTGTTTCCTGGCCAAAACAAAAGGGGGACAACAACATACCTGCACTGGTAATGGCCTGCCTGTACCTCTTATCCTGcacatcaccagcagcaaacaCGCCCTCAACACTGGTCAGCGTAGTGCCAGGCTTGGTGATGACAtaaccctcctcatcagtcTCCAGCTGACCCTTGACAATCTTGGTGGCAGGATCGTGACCAATGGCATAAAAAAGCCCATTCGCCTCCAGCGTCTCCTCATTCCCAGAAACAACATCCTTGACCACCAACTGGCTCATCAGCCCCTTGTCATCCCCCTTAACCTCCACACCCACAGTATTAAACTTGACCGTAACCTTGGGATGCCCCAGCAACCTCTTCGCCATGATCGTGCTAGCCCTCAACTTGTCCTTCCTCACCAGCACGGTAACATGGCTAGCATACTTGGTCAAGAacatcgcctcctccgccgcagAGTCACCACCCCCGATGACAACCAAGTGCTTGTTTCTAAAGATGGGCACCGCCCCGTCGCACACTGCGCAGGCCGAGATCCCGTTCTGCCAGTACTTGTCCTCCCCCGGCAGCCCAAGCCTGCGGGCCGAGGCCCCcgtggcgaggatgatggcgtcGGCCGTGTGGATCTCGTCCGGGGACCACTCGGTGGCGTACTTGAACGGCCTCGACGAGAGGTCCAGCTTGTCGACCGTCTCGCTGACGATGACGGTGCCGAAGCGCTCCGACTGCTCGCGCATCCGGTCCATGAGCTCGCCGCCCATGATGCCCTTGGGGAAGCCGGGGAAGTTTTCGATTTCGGTCGTCGTGGTGAGCTGCCCGCCGGCGGCGACGCCATTGGCCATGAAGCCCTCGTATAAGACGGCTGTTTTTACATGGTGTTGTTAGATTAGGTTCTTTTCGTATGAGGTTGACAAACTGTGGAGGGGTAATACacttaaaaaaaaaaaaggaaaaaaaaaaagaaaaaaaaaaaaaaaacactaCGCACGCTTCAACTCGGCGCGGGCAAGGTAAACGGCCGCGGTATGGGCGGCCGGCCCGGAGCCGATGATGACTACTTTGCTGTGCATGTTCCtccgctgttgctgcttgccTATCGTCTGTTTGAGTTCGGATTGGTACAGGGTGGTCCGCGTCTTGGTAAACACGCCCGTTGTTACAGCTGCTACTGACAGGCCGGCACCagagcggaggaggatgcgtctagagaaggatgaggaaaACAGCTTGACGGTTGTAGGTGGGGTACGTTAGGTAGCCCAGAAGCGtgggaaaagagaagagatcAAAACGCGGGGGGGTGAGCAATATACGCCGCACGGTATTAGGAGGGGGGTCGGGGGGATTTTATTTAGGTGGGTTGGTATATAAATGATTACGAGAAAATGGAGCGAGTGGGTTACAGATGCGATTCTTCGAAATGGTTATTCCCTGGAAGATTCTCTTGTACATTGTCAAGTGGTGTTTTACTAAGCTCTCAGAGGATACATTTCTCGTGATCGATCGAGACACggaggggtggggttgaggggcAATGGGAAAATTCCAAATCAAATGCAGGGTCCAAATCGGAGGGTGAATAAGCAGTCAATTACTatgggggttagggttttATGAGCACcccttttttaattaaacaTGGCATCGCTACATACAATTCAGAAAAATTACAACTTGTTTTTTCCCTCCTGGGGAATCTTGACAACAACCTTGCCCCAGGTTTCCCTGCTTCCGAGCGCCTTGAGCGCATCTGGCACAGACTCGAGTCCGACAAACTCCTTGTCTGTGAACTCAGTTCCCTTGAATTTGCCCTCGGCAATCAACTTCATGATGCCCTCCCACACCTTGGGGACCGATTTAgtctccatcttctcataCATGCCCCAGTGAATACCGACCAAGCTGATATTCTTGAGCAAGACCTTGTTCATAGCCACCTTCTCGATAGTACCAGCGGCAAAGCCAACAATGAGAATGCGGCCGTTCCAAGCGATACACTTAGTACTCTTGTCAACCATGCCGACAGGGTCATAGACAATGTCAACACCACGGCCCTTGGGCGTCAATTTCTTGACAATCTGGGGCCAGTTCTCATCGCGGTAGTCAACGACATGATCAGCGCCAAAGGACTTGGCAACCTCCAGCTTGCGGGCAGTGCCCGCCGTGGCGATGACTGTCGCGCCGTATGCCTTGGCGACTtgaacagcagcaagaccGACACCACCGGCAGCGGCGTGGACAAGAACGTAATCACCCGCCTTGACGCCAGCACGGAGGACGAGGGCGCCGTAGCTGGTGGGGGCTGTTACGAACAGACCGGAAGCCTGGTTGAAAGACCATCCCTTGGGTACGGGAAGCATGGAAACCTCCTTTGCGACACACTTAGTGGCATATGACCCCTGGGTGGCTCCGAAGACCTTGGAGCCGACGGGGAACTTGGGGTTCTTGGACCCGGAAGGCGTGGCCAGCACGACTCCGGCGAATTCAGCACCAGAAACCCATGGGAAAGCTATTGCAAGGATCAGCACGGTGTCTCCAAGCGATGGTGGATGGTCTAAATACATACGAGGTTGGTGCTGGTATTTGCCCTGAATTTGCAGGATATCAAAGAAGTTGGTTGCCGCGGCGTGGACCTCGATGAGGTACTCGTCTGCGGCAGGCTTGGGATCAGCAAGCTCTGTGACCTTGAGCTCACCAGGAGCCTATCAAGAACGTATTAGCAATTTGTTTTACACTGAGACGAGCTTCAGATTGAGTGCCTATTACCTTGACATAGGCCGACACTTGGATTCCCTTCATGATTGTAGATGTAAGACGAACAGGCCCGTGCACGGGGGGGCAAGGTGAGGTCGCGGGGGCAAACAGAAGCAAGATGAAGGAAGGGTATCCGAAATGTAAGCAAGAAGTAGTATTAGAGTCGCTGTGGGAGGAtgttatatatatatataaaagacACCAATGCTACGCTAAGTACTTGATCAAAGAAAAAACCTCGGAAATGGTCTTCCATCGCCGTCGTCCTGTCAATGGTCCCTGATTCATTGGTAAGACGGCTTTGCCAGGGTTCAGTTCGCGGGGCAGGGGCCGAACCGAGGTTGTGGATTCCGGCGGCTGATTGGCTGCACACCGTGGAGCTCTCGGTGAGGAAGCGACGTCAATCCATCTTATCGCCAGACGCGCCGTTGCTTGCGAACCTTGAAGACCAAACTTGGCTTTTTTCCAACTTTTGAACCACCACTTTTCGCGCAACTGTTCAACGAAGAAATTTGCACCCACCGCGGTGGCCCTCGCAATATCGAACGAAACCAACACAACAAGTTGCACAAAACAACGAAGTGACCAGAGCACAAACTACCAACAATAGATCGTCCATAACGgccactccctcaccaccacagtaATAACTGACCGCAAagatcaccacccaccatcaccatggcgttcctcccgcccccagcccaacaacTCCTaacccacacacccaccccctacaccttcaccttcacccccttccttcaAAAAACCTACCAAcactccctccctccacccagcagcaaccccccctcaggcgaccaacaacaatcccaacccaacaacaacaacaccggcGGCTTCGGTTCCCTAGTCTGCAAACACTGGCTCCGCGGCCTCTGCAAAAAGGGCCTAACCTGCGAGTTCCTCCACGAGTACAACCTCCGCAAGATGCCCGAATGCAACTTCTTCGTCCGCAACGGCTACTGCTCCAACGGGGACGAGTGCCTCTACCTCCACATCGACCCCTCCTCTAAACTTCCCCCCTGTCCCCACTACGACCGCGGGTTTTGCCCCTTGGGGCCAAAATGCGACAAGAGACATTTAAAGAGAAACATATGTCTTTACTACCTCGCGGGGTTCTGCCCGGACGGGAAGCAGTGCAAGCAGGGGGCGCATCCAAGGTGGACGAGGGATGAGCTGATGGAGAAGCCTACTATGAAGGTGGAGAagacggcggaggagctggagtgggaggagcaggagagggagaggcatagggagcgggagagggagagggatatGGAACGGCGGGCGGAGAGGGATAGGGAGCGgagtggggatggggatagGCATGATAGGGGGCATGacaagggggggaggtttgggagggggggggggggaggtggggtgggaaaggggggggtatagagggagagggggtcaTTAGGAGGGGCCTGCATCTAGAGAGAGTGTGTTTAcggatgggaggaaggggagggggaggtggatatACCAATATCCAGTGGTGCGAAACCTGGAAGTCGGCCACAAGTGAAAATAAGAGACAAGTCTTCAGAACAGGAGTCCAGGCGCCGAAACGTCGCGACAGAGGTCAGCGAGGCGAAGTGCTATGCGACTCGCCCCGCCTATCGAGAGGAAAATAAACGAGTGCCGACAAAAAGGACAAAGATCATGAGGAGAAGTAGCCACCATGATAGAGAGCGAGCAGGGGAGTCTGTATATGATTGACAAGTATCAATCCGCTTTTGTATTCCACACCAGGGCAGACACAGAGAGGCGTTAGGGTATATTCAAAAGAGTCAAGGTGGCGAGCATTAGGAGTTCGGGCCAACAGATATAATACAAAAAGTCTTACCTTTCTAGagaaaactaaaaaaaaaattgttGGACGTTGTGTGGACTTGCCGTGATTCGAGAATGCACTCAAAAGACAGACCCGGCCTCATTTGACCTCAGAATCACATCATGTTAATCCAGACacgaaaaaaataaatagaAGCATCGGAAAGCGTCATGTATTGTTTGTCCTCCTATCATCCAAGTTTGTtcaaaaacagaaaaaaaaaaaagaaaaaccatGAGTATTTCTATTCGACGATGTAAGCTGTAAACCCCATCAATATGGCCAAAGCCCTTCACATCccccttgatgatgataacgATGCAagaggtttttttttcttttttttcttttttttttttaaagaaaaagacaacaCCATTCAAAGTGGTTTATCCCCGCGTTTGCAACGAACTTAAATAATCAAGGACAATCAAGTCCGGCAAAGGATCGAGGAAGATGACCAGTCGCGTGAGTCGTGTCTTCCGCTGTCGTATTCCGGACTTCATTGTCCTTGCTTATCTAGGTTCGTTGCACCCACAGAGATTTCCGACCTTGAATGGTGTCATGTAGATGGTAAAGACCATAGAATGAAAAACAGTAAGAGTAAGCTGttcgccaccaccgccaatcaaacccaaacccgccTCTCCCAAGTGTATATACCATGTCGTTGATATGTTTTTCTGTATCATTCATGTCCCCCATCCCTAGTCTAAAAGATGAGTAGAGATCCCTACCTCCCGCCGACATGCTTAAGCCTATTCCTGGCTCTGGTGTGTGTCCTGTGTTCCTCATATACAACCCCCatgccttttcttttttttcttttttcttgttttgccTCAATCTCAGTCTTCTCAAGACTTCCACACATTCTCCCCCGCGACACCTTCCAAAGGCGCCACACTAATAAAGCTCTCGCTCCCCGCCAtcttgtcctcgtcctctccatCATGGCTTCCTCCCCTTGGGCTCCCATGAGCACTGCCCTGCCAAGTAGCCAGCTCATCAACCTTCCTGATGCCCATGATGAAACAAACCATGCTCTTCGGCACCCACCGCCCAACAAAGCCATAGACACTCGCTCCCAAACCAACTCTCACTGTTGACGCAGTGATGGTGCCATCAATGACATCAAACACAGCATCGTGCAAGTTCTTGAGGTTGGATCCTCTCATACCCCTGATTCCAGTTGTACCAATAGGGGAGGTTGACTGAGAGACAAAGTTCCGGGCGTAGGTCTTTCGGGCGGCATCGGGCCAGTTGTGGGTTTGTTCGACACCAGAAGCAGTGATGAGACCTTGATTGGCACGACCGGCCGTGCTAGACTGGAACTTAGTGCCTTGAGCTGGGGTGAAACCAGTGAAGTCGAAGGTTCCGAGCTGCATGTGAGTTACGGGGACCTGGAGCGGGCGAAgctcggcggcgaggacTTCTGTGAAGGCTGAGAGGGCGGAGCAGATGGTTGCTTCAGGGGCATGGAAGGGAGGGTTGATTGAGGAGATGATAGAAGGCGTGAAAACCAACACCTTGGGGGAGAGgtcttccttttctctttgcttGCTGGCGTCTTTGGCGAGACTGCTTGCGAGctctgttggtggaggaggaggatgcaaCCTGGcagtgaggatggggaggaaagCCTGAATAGTGACGATtggctgaagaagatgagtCTTGAAAAGGTCGGCGAagctggagggagggatggtggcGATAGGTGAAGTTTGATAGTTGAGAGAGGGGATGAGAATAACGGATTTAAGGTGAAGGTGGGACTTCTTGCCCTTAGGGATTGCCGCGTGAGGTTCTTGGAGGTAGCGGGCGAACTCCTCAATTGAAGCACCGACACGGGTAGGCTGTGACAAACATGTTAGCCAGGTGCAGAAATAGGGGAAAAGGAGACGGGCTTACATCATTGATATCCAAAGCAAACGACCGAATATCCGGCCTGGCCATCCCCTGAATCAAAAGCTCATCATCCCGCGTGTTGGCCACAATAAACACAATgaaccccttcctctccaaatccAGCGCCAACGACCTCGTCAGCGGCAATGCAGGCGAACCAGCAATaaccacaacctccaacctccccccactcCTCGCTCTCTTAGCCTTACGGTGCTTCCGTAGCGACAGGCTCGCCTTATACGACTTGTAAACCACCGTCCCCGTagccacaacaacaataccCGTCAAGATCTTATGCCTCGAAACCCAGTTCTGCACCCTCTCAAGGGCCCCAACAGGCACAGTAatcaccggcggcggcggcggtgcctGAGGGCGAAACGATTCGGGAACCCATTCTGGCAAGTTCGAGAGGGTATCTCTCAGTTTGTCCGCAGCCTTGTCGACCGATCCGTTGACAAACTCGGCGACGTCACCAGTATATCGTTTGGCGTCGTCCGGGATGTACGATAACTAGaacaaacccaaccccctgCAATCAGCATAAACCAACCTtacacgaccaccaccaaaatgaGAACTCCCGAGCTCCACAAACGGGCAATACATACCAGCGTATCCAGAATCTCCTGGGGACTCGTTCCAGACATTTTGACTACTCTTTTCCCAACAGCACAATCCCGTCGTCTGTCTGTCTAGAGGTGGAGCGGGCGGGGTTTCCAGAAGAATAACAATCAGAGCATGGGTGGTGGACGGCGGTGAGCTGTATCTATGTATGTAGGTACCTTGAcggagaaaagaagaaggaggggccCGAGTTTTGCCCTTTGTTATCGGGTATCAATGTTACCGCTCACGCCCCCCCAAAGTACAACCGCTGACAGCCGAATGGGCGAGTCAACGCCGGCAACGTCAGAGCACCTAGCGGGGCTGCCCCTCACCTTGCGGGGCTGGCAGCTCAGGTACGGTTCCCAAACGGGCTAGTGATCGCGAGCTTAAATAAATGTTCTGGACTCGAACTTCTCCAACTCGACGACAACTCAGAGCAGAGAAGTCGTTAGGCTCACgaaaggaggggttggttgttatGAAATTTCTTTCGAAGACCTAACTGGTGAATCATCTGATTCCGTTAACGACGTGTTATATGATCCTTGTTTTGTAGGTAGGTATAACGAATATCCCTGTGTTTGGAGATGCATCGGGCAGGAATGCCTTCCCTTCAACCAATGCTGGCGCATTTAAAGGTCAGCATCGAGAACTGCTCAGTTGAGCTCTGCCATCTGTCTTCGACCGGATCAAAATGGTCGAAGATAAACATGCACAGTATAACTTCCGTTCAAACAGAAAGCTCGTATCCTCCGGGCACAGGGCACTAAACCAGCTTTTACTTTGTTATCCGATGCTGGGAAATGCTAAACATCCATGGCCTCGCTGTGCCGGTCTACAACAGTCAACATCCTATATAATACCATCCTCGGCGCCCGGTACCATCTTCCGTACCCATAACGATTGTAGACACCCCCTCAGACCCCCTTAAACGTCCTCCCCACAATCTCCCCCCCAcaaacaacctccttctccttctcgttcAAAATGCTATTCCACATCCTCAAATCCTCCAGCGTGATATTCCTTTCCGCCAGACCCCTCTTCAGTAAATCAATCTGTCCATTTCCGCCCCCAATCACGTTCCCTGGCCCCCCACCCCGTTCTGGATCCCCAACAATAGGAGCCACAACCCCATCTCCTTGtttccccttttctctcGACAACATTCCAAACCTCAGCCCCACCTCCGTGACTGTCACAATAATGCTGATAATAATCAGAATAATAATAATCCAGGTGATGTAGCTCATCTTGGAGTCGGCCACACTATCAGCGAGAATCTCGGACAAGTCCAAAAACACGCGGCACCGCTCGTTGAGCGTTTTGATACGTGGGTCGATTTCAAGGTACTCCCGGATCGCCACGTAGAGCGGGTGCAGCGTGGGCTCCGAGTCCCAGAAAAAGTTGGGTACATCGAGGATATTAGATGCTGAAGACAGAGTTAGTTGCCCGCCCAAAACGTTGTGATGGGATATGCTTACAAAGATTAATATCCACTCTCGACTTgaacaacctccccaaaatcttCACAATCTCCGTCCGGGTCATGTTGAGCTCCCCTGTCATAGCTAACCGCTTCGGCACATGCTGTGCGTCCGACATCGTCTCCGACATGCGCTCCTCAAAGAAACACAGCTTGGTACTCTGAGCGATAGCATGGCTAATTGTCAACTTGACCATGTGATCCGAACGCGGCAGCAGCGTGATCATGTCGTTGAATACACGCGGCCGCTTGACATCAGCGCTGTACTCGAAGTGGAACTCCTCCATCTCAAAGTCGGCCTCGTCCAATGGTCTCGTCGCAAGCGCAATGTTTGTCTCGTGCTCTGAAAATGCCAAATCCGCCAAGATATCCTTTTCTTGTCGCTCAGTAAAgttccaaaacaccaccactccgTACGAGAAGACAAACATCTCCGCAAAGTGCTTGGCATCTGGAACCAACCGATTGATGGGGTTCACCGTAATCTGTTCCACTTGGTGGTCGTCCTGTCTCCCGATCGAGTCAGGTGCACTGCTCGCCTGTTGCAGCACCGTCCCCGTATTAGGACTTCCGCCCAGTCCCTGCGCACCATACGAGTACTCATCCCAGTACCCCTCATGTTCATCCCTCCTCTCACTCCTCTCAATCTCCAAATCCAGCACCGTCTTTCCCGTCCCTGGCGTCTTCAACACCGGTCGACTCCTTAGCCTATACCCATCCACACCAGGCAGCAATGGCAAGTGATAGACGATGTACAAGCAATCATCATACAGCTTCGTCTTGGCCTCATGTTTCGTCTTCAGAAACTCCGCCGTCTCCTTCACCTTGAACGCCTGAGCCGTACAATACGCCGTCAACCTCGAAACCTTCTCCCCTCTCTGCATCTTAGGCAGCCGCTCCGCATAACTCTTGCCGCGAATTCcgcccctcttcctcagcacGTCTAATTCCTCGTCTTTAAGCGGTCTGTTCTCGTCTTCGCCGCGCAGTATCGACACCCGCCTAGCcgccatctcatcatcactgacatcatcatcgacggGAGCCTCAGGGAGAAGTACGAGCTTTTCGCTAACCTTCGTTGTGCGGGACGGGACCTGCTGGCCGGTTCGAGCAGAGGCGAAGGTAGGTACACCACTTGGGCGGCGCACATTGCGTGCTGGTCGCTGGCCTGGATGGCCTCGGGGCTGGCCGGAAGGAATATCTGATGAGTACTGAAGGATGTTGTCGACTGATACGAGACGGGTGCTCGGTCGCCCAGCGCTACCCATTGCTCCTGGTCGTTGTGTGCCATTGCGAGCTGATGGCCGTTCGCGGGAATCGGTGACCTGAGACAATCAACGGTTAACTTCATCATTGTCATCTGAAAAGGTGGTTCCTTCCTACCAAGACCGACGGTGCTCGTTTTGAGGACGCCATTCCGCCAGATATTAGATGTCGCTGTATCTGTTCCCACTATCCGCCAGTTACCAGGTTGAGCGGTGTAACAATCCCCCTTCACAAACTCTCGTGTATAACGGTTCTGAGTGCTGTCGTCAAAAGTCTGCAATCCTCCGAATAGTACAAAATGTCTTCACTTTTGATGCGCGCGGTGGTTGGTCCTTGCCGAATTGGATTGATGGGTAGTAACAAGGAAaatggagaaaaagaaacgcCCAGAGATCGGCTCTGCAACGCCAAAGCCAAGCGACGTCATTGCGCCCAGGCCCCACTGAGCTCTCCGCAGGACCGCTGGGATCCACTCCCGAGGCTGGATTTGGCAGTTTGCCAGTGTAATAAGACAAATATGAAAGCTCCGGATGATCAAGATTTCTAGCCAGTCTGAATGTAATGTAGCGAGATGCCTACTTCTATATAGGGTATTCGGAGGATCACAGCTCTCAAGCATGCTGGATTGGTTCTCGTTGTTGTTATTTGGTTGGGAAAGCGTTCGCCTTGGACAAAATAATGGTGTTGTAAGTAATAACATGTGTGATAACTGTCAACTTATGCCAGTTATTTGGTCCATGACGTGCCCAGGCGCTGAGATAGATGTTCAGAGACGCGTTCTAGAAAGCCATGGAGACGGACCTATGCAAGAAACTCACGTATATTCATTTCTTGCAGAAGCGAATATGTACTAGCTAGTTGCCTATCTGGCGTCGATATTCTCATTCTCAATCCGCAGAACCCAAGTTCTCAGactcccaactccaactcaCAAAAAGCAGCTTCAGGTATTAATCACCATTTCAACCCACAGTCTTGCCATTCTCCCGCCAACTTGCAACAGCCCAAAAATCTtgaggaaaaagaaatagAAAGCACATAATTGGCCCCATCCCAAGTCTCACACAATCATGCACAGTTCACCAGACGTCTC
It contains:
- the YTH1 gene encoding RNA-binding component of cleavage and polyadenylation factor (COG:A; EggNog:ENOG503NYHY; BUSCO:EOG092654KW) encodes the protein MAFLPPPAQQLLTHTPTPYTFTFTPFLQKTYQHSLPPPSSNPPSGDQQQSQPNNNNTGGFGSLVCKHWLRGLCKKGLTCEFLHEYNLRKMPECNFFVRNGYCSNGDECLYLHIDPSSKLPPCPHYDRGFCPLGPKCDKRHLKRNICLYYLAGFCPDGKQCKQGAHPRWTRDELMEKPTMKVEKTAEELEWEEQERERHRERERERDMERRAERDRERSGDGDRHDRGHDKGGRFGRGGGGGGVGKGGV
- a CDS encoding uncharacterized protein (EggNog:ENOG503NUIP; COG:C), with amino-acid sequence MKGIQVSAYVKAPGELKVTELADPKPAADEYLIEVHAAATNFFDILQIQGKYQHQPPFPWVSGAEFAGVVLATPSGSKNPKFPVGSKVFGATQGSYATKCVAKEVSMLPVPKGWSFNQASGLFVTAPTSYGALVLRAGVKAGDYVLVHAAAGGVGLAAVQVAKAYGATVIATAGTARKLEVAKSFGADHVVDYRDENWPQIVKKLTPKGRGVDIVYDPVGMVDKSTKCIAWNGRILIVGFAAGTIEKVAMNKVLLKNISLVGIHWGMYEKMETKSVPKVWEGIMKLIAEGKFKGTEFTDKEFVGLESVPDALKALGSRETWGKVVVKIPQEGKNKL
- the TRR1 gene encoding thioredoxin-disulfide reductase (EggNog:ENOG503NW0C; COG:O; BUSCO:EOG0926386D), producing the protein MHSKVVIIGSGPAAHTAAVYLARAELKPVLYEGFMANGVAAGGQLTTTTEIENFPGFPKGIMGGELMDRMREQSERFGTVIVSETVDKLDLSSRPFKYATEWSPDEIHTADAIILATGASARRLGLPGEDKYWQNGISACAVCDGAVPIFRNKHLVVIGGGDSAAEEAMFLTKYASHVTVLVRKDKLRASTIMAKRLLGHPKVTVKFNTVGVEVKGDDKGLMSQLVVKDVVSGNEETLEANGLFYAIGHDPATKIVKGQLETDEEGYVITKPGTTLTSVEGVFAAGDVQDKRYRQAITSAGTGCMAALDAEKFLSEMEDTTAEHKAGKEGNL
- a CDS encoding uncharacterized protein (EggNog:ENOG503NYE5; COG:S), producing the protein MTSIREWKADEYQKSLGFVPKLATKVLEWLDVKADDKVLDLGCGDGILDIEIGRVLAQGGGKLLGLDRSPSMIRAARENVRRKEVGLERKCLFIVANTSDLLKHSAMAHQPEHFSKVFSSAAIHWMLGSSSGSSLDDDGPVSNRGRKFFEGARYVLKKGGKFVFEMGGMGNIAEARAAMVGVVARTLKQAPENIREPWFFPDEEWVRDMMEVKVGGFEVERSEMEWRPTKIDGRGGLEGWVRLIGDKLFGLIRDEKEREEAVREVVRLLEIVCRREPAREGGDVEYVVNYVRLRVVARRL
- the sif3 gene encoding Sad1-interacting factor 3 (EggNog:ENOG503NUYI; COG:S) encodes the protein MASSKRAPSVLVTDSRERPSARNGTQRPGAMGSAGRPSTRLVSVDNILQYSSDIPSGQPRGHPGQRPARNVRRPSGVPTFASARTGQQVPSRTTKVSEKLVLLPEAPVDDDVSDDEMAARRVSILRGEDENRPLKDEELDVLRKRGGIRGKSYAERLPKMQRGEKVSRLTAYCTAQAFKVKETAEFLKTKHEAKTKLYDDCLYIVYHLPLLPGVDGYRLRSRPVLKTPGTGKTVLDLEIERSERRDEHEGYWDEYSYGAQGLGGSPNTGTVLQQASSAPDSIGRQDDHQVEQITVNPINRLVPDAKHFAEMFVFSYGVVVFWNFTERQEKDILADLAFSEHETNIALATRPLDEADFEMEEFHFEYSADVKRPRVFNDMITLLPRSDHMVKLTISHAIAQSTKLCFFEERMSETMSDAQHVPKRLAMTGELNMTRTEIVKILGRLFKSRVDINLSSNILDVPNFFWDSEPTLHPLYVAIREYLEIDPRIKTLNERCRVFLDLSEILADSVADSKMSYITWIIIILIIISIIVTVTEVGLRFGMLSREKGKQGDGVVAPIVGDPERGGGPGNVIGGGNGQIDLLKRGLAERNITLEDLRMWNSILNEKEKEVVCGGEIVGRTFKGV
- a CDS encoding uncharacterized protein (EggNog:ENOG503NY54; COG:S), encoding MSGTSPQEILDTLLSYIPDDAKRYTGDVAEFVNGSVDKAADKLRDTLSNLPEWVPESFRPQAPPPPPVITVPVGALERVQNWVSRHKILTGIVVVATGTVVYKSYKASLSLRKHRKAKRARSGGRLEVVVIAGSPALPLTRSLALDLERKGFIVFIVANTRDDELLIQGMARPDIRSFALDINDPTRVGASIEEFARYLQEPHAAIPKGKKSHLHLKSVILIPSLNYQTSPIATIPPSSFADLFKTHLLQPIVTIQAFLPILTARLHPPPPPTELASSLAKDASKQREKEDLSPKVLVFTPSIISSINPPFHAPEATICSALSAFTEVLAAELRPLQVPVTHMQLGTFDFTGFTPAQGTKFQSSTAGRANQGLITASGVEQTHNWPDAARKTYARNFVSQSTSPIGTTGIRGMRGSNLKNLHDAVFDVIDGTITASTVRVGLGASVYGFVGRWVPKSMVCFIMGIRKVDELATWQGSAHGSPRGGSHDGEDEDKMAGSESFISVAPLEGVAGENVWKS